From one Lineus longissimus chromosome 3, tnLinLong1.2, whole genome shotgun sequence genomic stretch:
- the LOC135485588 gene encoding uncharacterized protein LOC135485588 isoform X4, giving the protein MHKMSAGFPNPRDNVDGIVMSKSTQATAITQFQSMILPNVPVRMTTGSQDFSVTSGSSLTYPQTTGHYSNHQSIFNFSEGAFRKEEKDAHLGSKVVEATQSPPVNMNHFQKSFTFPTQAVDSKSGIVANVSVADEKGMSPLSIVPMSYQDGGQPSPASSTQSLPNNQALRYQASGRDAMLSAINYNEAEMLHEGGFDVTGNLGNLDDGLLSGMTSTQNPPNSNPFDLFDGDGNVNDAYNMEATQDLQLPSDSFPEHSSGFNMSDNSNLSAAGEQERQGASDDGCNNASTESQAGPVPQPIGIDKRPKSKSGRPGRGGRSPGSRPNLQCPTCGKTFNNSSAIAKHKLTHSDERKYVCHLCSKAFKRQDHLNGHMLTHRDKKPYECKFEGCDKSYSDARSLRRHLENHHQNMDPNMQYSNGSRYGPPPFLASASNTSSSDFNSSANTSSTSNQGQYFQFEKPHYQGASQNQLDGQSTWQGQGQGHGPVAYRSGDRSPGYLQQISPISPAPGQPQSHPTSPMHGAPPVRPPWSINPYDEGPKPVECSLCHRRFKNIPALNGHMRLHGGYFKKDPTPPTISVKKENSSETTEKQNGITTARTTVTGTPVASSYPHYKQSFQGAQQQQQLPAQQQQLPAQQQQIPSRSGQMLPPPQPTHGYLSQRQSAAVQQHQTAIQQQQSNSQQVGMQQQVNASPQVSVSQQPNLQQSNIQRHQAIQHALQQHTLQQQTQALHQQQQQTSLYQSPFVSTSDQLSRPNLSAIQAHLNNPSNNISSAAVTQDQLLSQSSQLGVTSSSGRELSQSNQMNINSGADLSDLKLISSVAAGVYPSAPVNSIAPSLQTLLQSNALPPAASLATGSNDLVSQQLAMAVISETQNSLSQSILPTTASGTITDSMLEDSASQLRNRLDANTITSIMEDNVLRQKFLEGFGNIYLANDKLQNIPEFAVPDPMEPHQHHNDTGGMFPPISDFMSDRKPQLTESEIGKQLSIKSPTSGHTFSFPDRAPSQLFNMPQDMDVLYVNNMKPKTDLNERKRHMSADPDKFTAPKRARNVQNSLTTLLQNRLYKRQEERALQAHNTRNDNEVARTFKIKEEIQGVQKPKFDDEVFQRPRSKAEEPMKRPNSRPEDLLSKSCPDTGALFRNPTSLQTSPLRGRRKPRPEPLFIPPHVNTFGFASRLRSPRLWDGDMRNMSARGMTPPPYTPPPMLSPVRKGAGLFWSIQPIPYRPVTPKSAPLTPKLSISRRSSTNSLVSEVLPEEPDEEPPPETDVKPHVNIGTQYQAEIPHFNANKRESLKTVSEEDLVWAPSSCADNTEEELQCYLDFACCAAIPGNGNNKEYAVHLLHLVEGDIHKALRMLMQGEARYPKGHSLASYRYQESDSWSTEEIETYHQALLKCDKDFFSIAVEIKKTTKQCIEFYYLWKKVCPDEYKRLRILRRKREQDEMYNLRSQAKANAEAQQQQLQQQLPNQDDDEDDDVDDKNNNNSCNNNNNKSSEVRPSRTNRNNNYRTATENDASFNCDYPNCSASFNSKQAVSAHQRVHTNKDNLDVNHMGGSRGKSPSNNRKPSTVGPPSNKSAASDELEEFPCRICGKVFNKIKSRSAHMKSHRPVDDKPKAKGNG; this is encoded by the exons ATGCATAAGATGTCAGCGGGCTTTCCAAATCCTCGGGACAATGTGGATGGCATTGTTATGTCGAAGTCTACGCAGGCGACGGCTATTACTCAATTTCAGAGTATGATCTTGCCAAACGTACCTGTCAGAATGACCACTGGTTCTCAGGACTTCTCCGTTACTAGCGGCAGTTCTTTGACATATCCTCAAACAACTGGTCACTATTCAAATCACCAGAGTATTTTCAACTTCAGTGAAGGAGCTTTCAGGAAGGAAGAAAAGGATGCCCATTTGGGATCGAAGGTGGTAGAGGCAACTCAGTCACCCCCTGTCAATATGAACCATTTTCAGAAGTCTTTTACCTTCCCTACTCAGGCTGTGGACTCGAAATCAGGGATTGTGGCGAACGTGAGTGTTGCCGATGAAAAGGGCATGTCCCCGTTGTCCATCGTGCCTATGTCATATCAAGACGGTGGTCAACCAAGCCCTGCTTCGTCGACGCAGAGTTTACCAAACAACCAGGCCTTGCGCTACCAGGCTTCGGGACGTGATGCCATGCTCAGTGCCATTAACTATAATGAGGCTGAAATGTTACATGAAGGGGGGTTCGATGTCACAGGCAACTTAGGCAATCTTGACGACGGCTTGCTGAGTGGGATGACGAGTACCCAAAATCCTCCAAATTCAAATCCGTTTGATTTATTCGACGGTGACGGGAACGTGAATGATGCTTACAACATGGAAGCAACCCAAGATCTCCAGTTGCCGTCAGATTCATTTCCGGAGCACTCGTCTGGTTTTAACATGAGTGACAACAGCAATCTTAGTGCTGCAGGGGAGCAGGAGAGGCAAG GCGCAAGTGATGATGGCTGCAACAATGCAAGCACAGAATCTCAAGCCGGGCCTGTACCTCAACCGATTGGAATTGACAAGCGGCCAAAGTCCAAGAGTGGACGACCTGGGCGGGGCGGCCGATCGCCGGGGAGTCGGCCAAACTTGCAATGCCCAACGTGTGGGAAAACGTTCAATAATTCAAGTGCAATAGCCAAACACAAGTTGACTCATAGTGATGAGAGGAAGTATGTGTGTCACCTTTGCTCAAAAGCTTTCAAGCGTCAGGATCACTT AAATGGCCATATGCTTACTCATCGAGACAAGAAACCCTATGAGTGTAAATTTGAAGGCTGTGATAAGAGTTACTCCGATGCAAGGTCACTGCGGCGCCACCTTGAGAACCACCATCAAAACATGGACCCAAACATGCAATACAGCAATGGCAGCCGTTACGGGCCACCGCCATTCCTGGCTAGTGCTTCCAATACTAGTAGCTCAGATTTCAACAGTAGTGCCAATACAAGTTCAACTTCGAATCAGGGCCAGTATTTCCAGTTTGAAAAACCTCATTACCAAGGTGCTAGTCAGAATCAGCTTGACGGGCAGTCGACGTGGCAGGGACAAGGTCAGGGTCATGGTCCTGTGGCGTATCGGAGCGGCGATCGGTCACCGGGCTACTTGCAGCAGATCAGCCCAATCAGCCCCGCTCCTGGACAGCCGCAGTCTCATCCTACTAGCCCGATGCATGGTGCGCCGCCAGTGAGACCTCCTTGGAGTATCAACCCTTATGA tgaaggACCAAAGCCAGTAGAGTGTAGTTTGTGTCACAGACGGTTTAAAAATATTCCCGCCCTGAATGGTCATATGCGGCTCCATGGAGGATATTTCAAGAAG GATCCTACTCCACCTACCATAAGTGTCAAGAAAGAGAATTCATCTGAGACGACAGAAAAGCAGAACGGCATCACCACAGCTAGAACTACCGTGACAGGCACACCAGTAGCGAGTTCGTATCCACACTACAAACAGTCGTTCCAAGGTgctcagcagcagcaacaactgCCCGCACAGCAGCAACAACTGCCAGCACAGCAGCAACAGATACCAAGCCGCTCTGGTCAGATGTTGCCACCACCACAGCCTACGCATGGTTACCTATCCCAGAGACAAAGTGCAGCTGTCCAACAGCACCAGACGGCTATTCAACAACAACAGAGCAATTCTCAGCAAGTTGGAATGCAGCAGCAGGTGAATGCGTCACCTCAAGTGTCGGTGTCTCAGCAGCCCAACCTACAGCAGTCAAACATTCAGCGGCACCAGGCAATCCAACATGCCTTGCAGCAGCATACCCTTCAACAGCAGACGCAGGCTCTgcatcaacaacaacagcagacGTCGCTGTATCAGTCACCGTTTGTTTCGACATCTGATCAACTGTCTCGACCAAACCTATCAGCTATCCAGGCCCATTTGAATAATCCATCCAATAATATCTCATCAGCTGCGGTCACCCAGGACCAGCTTCTCTCACAGTCGTCACAGCTTGGCGTCACATCGTCATCAGGGAGAGAGTTGTCGCAATCGAACCAGATGAATATCAACTCCGGTGCCGATCTCAGTGATCTGAAACTTATTTCGTCTGTTGCGGCAGGGGTATACCCATCTGCTCCTGTCAATTCGATTGCACCGTCGTTACAGACGCTACTCCAGAGTAACGCTCTGCCGCCAGCTGCTTCTCTTGCTACAGGGTCCAATGATTTAGTCTCACAGCAGTTGGCAATGGCGGTCATTTCAGAGACACAGAACTCATTGTCACAGAGTATCTTGCCAACAACGGCTAGTGGGACGATTACCGATTCAATGCTAGAGGACAGTGCTAGTCAGTTACGGAACAGGTTAGATGCCAATACCATCACTAGCatcatggaagacaatgtgTTGCGTCAGAAGTTCTTGGAGGGTTTTGGGAACATTTATTTAGCTAATGACAAACTTCAGAATATTCCAGAATTTGCCGTGCCAGATCCTATGGAGCCTCACCAGCATCACAATGATACTGGTGGTATGTTTCCACCCATTAGTGACTTCATGTCTGATAGAAAGCCGCAGCTTACCGAGAGTGAAATCGGGAAACAGTTGTCCATAAAGTCGCCAACTTCAGGGCATACTTTTTCTTTCCCTGACCGTGCTCCGTCACAACTCTTTAACATGCCTCAAGACATGGATGTTCTTTATGTAAACAACATGAAGCCTAAAACTGATCTGAATGAACGCAAGCGGCATATGAGCGCTGATCCAGATAAATTTACAGCTCCAAAACGGGCACGGAACGTCCAAAATAGCCTTACAACATTGTTGCAGAATCGTTTGTACAAGCGTCAAGAGGAACGTGCCTTACAGGctcacaatactagaaacgACAATGAAGTCGCTCGGACATTTAAAATAAAGGAGGAAATTCAGGGTGTTCAAAAGCCTAAATTTGATGACGAGGTATTTCAGCGGCCAAGGAGTAAAGCCGAGGAACCTATGAAACGACCAAATAGTAGACCTGAGGACCTGTTGTCAAAGTCCTGTCCAGACACTGGTGCTCTATTCCGTAATCCTACTAGTCTGCAGACCAGTCCACTTCGGGGGAGGCGTAAACCTCGTCCGGAGcctctgtttattcctcctcaTGTTAATACTTTCGGATTCGCAAGTCGCTTACGATCGCCCCGACTGTGGGATGGTGACATGAGGAATATGTCAGCACGCGGGATGACGCCACCACCGTACACACCTCCACCCATGCTTAGTCCGGTCAGGAAGGGAGCTGGGTTATTCTGGAGCATTCAGCCGATACCCTATCGACCAGTGACACCCAAGTCTGCACCACTCACACCCAAGCTCAGCATAAGTAGGAGAA GTAGTACAAATAGTCTTGTATCTGAAGTTCTACCGGAGGAACCAGATGAGGAACCGCCACCAGAAACCGATGTCAAACC GCATGTAAACATTGGTACTCAATATCAAGCAGAGATTCCTCATTTTAATG CTAACAAGCGTGAGAGTTTGAAGACCGTTTCTGAGGAAGACCTGGTGTGGGCCCCCAGCAGCTGCGCTGACAACACAGAGGAAGAAC TTCAGTGCTATTTGGACTTTGCGTGCTGTGCTGCGATACCTGGCAATGGTAACAACAAAGAATATGCGGTCCATTTGCTTCATCTTGTTGAGggcgatatacat AAAGCTTTAAGGATGCTGATGCAGGGTGAGGCCAGATACCCCAAAGGACATTCATTGGCATCATATCGTTATCAAG AGTCCGACAGTTGGTCGACTGAAGAAATCGAGACGTATCATCAAGCACTACTCAAGTGTGATAAGGACTTCTTTAGTATCGCAGTCGAG ATCAAGAAAACGACAAAGCAGTGCATTGAGTTCTACTACCTGTGGAAGAAGGTTTGTCCCGATGAGTACAAACGCCTCCGCATCCTCCGCCGTAAGAGGGAACAAGATGAAATGTACAATCTGCGCTCCCAAGCCAAGGCCAACGCGGAGGCGCAGCAgcaacaactacaacaacaactcCCAAACCAggacgatgatgaggatgacgatgtgGATGAcaagaataacaacaatagttgtaacaacaacaacaacaagtcGTCTGAGGTACGACCATCGCGCACCAATCGTAATAACAATTATCGTACTGCGACCGAG AATGATGCGTCCTTCAACTGTGATTATCCTAATTGCTCAGCT AGCTTCAATTCCAAACAAGCTGTCTCGGCTCATCAAAGAGTCCACACTAATAAGGACAATCTTGATGTAAACCACATGGGCGGCAGTCGTGGCAAGAGTCCGAGCAACAATCGTAAGCCCAGCACCGTGGGTCCGCCATCCAATAAATCAGCAGCGTCTGATGAATTGGAAGAATTTCCATGCCGCATCTGTGGAAA ggtgTTCAACAAGATTAAGAGTCGTAGTGCTCACATGAAGAGTCATCGGCCAGTTGACGACAAGCCCAAAGCAAAAGGTAACGGCTGA
- the LOC135485588 gene encoding uncharacterized protein LOC135485588 isoform X6, which produces MRLKVLNRVRNINSVQALRSLGASDDGCNNASTESQAGPVPQPIGIDKRPKSKSGRPGRGGRSPGSRPNLQCPTCGKTFNNSSAIAKHKLTHSDERKYVCHLCSKAFKRQDHLNGHMLTHRDKKPYECKFEGCDKSYSDARSLRRHLENHHQNMDPNMQYSNGSRYGPPPFLASASNTSSSDFNSSANTSSTSNQGQYFQFEKPHYQGASQNQLDGQSTWQGQGQGHGPVAYRSGDRSPGYLQQISPISPAPGQPQSHPTSPMHGAPPVRPPWSINPYESKPGERKMMGEGPKPVECSLCHRRFKNIPALNGHMRLHGGYFKKQDPTPPTISVKKENSSETTEKQNGITTARTTVTGTPVASSYPHYKQSFQGAQQQQQLPAQQQQLPAQQQQIPSRSGQMLPPPQPTHGYLSQRQSAAVQQHQTAIQQQQSNSQQVGMQQQVNASPQVSVSQQPNLQQSNIQRHQAIQHALQQHTLQQQTQALHQQQQQTSLYQSPFVSTSDQLSRPNLSAIQAHLNNPSNNISSAAVTQDQLLSQSSQLGVTSSSGRELSQSNQMNINSGADLSDLKLISSVAAGVYPSAPVNSIAPSLQTLLQSNALPPAASLATGSNDLVSQQLAMAVISETQNSLSQSILPTTASGTITDSMLEDSASQLRNRLDANTITSIMEDNVLRQKFLEGFGNIYLANDKLQNIPEFAVPDPMEPHQHHNDTGGMFPPISDFMSDRKPQLTESEIGKQLSIKSPTSGHTFSFPDRAPSQLFNMPQDMDVLYVNNMKPKTDLNERKRHMSADPDKFTAPKRARNVQNSLTTLLQNRLYKRQEERALQAHNTRNDNEVARTFKIKEEIQGVQKPKFDDEVFQRPRSKAEEPMKRPNSRPEDLLSKSCPDTGALFRNPTSLQTSPLRGRRKPRPEPLFIPPHVNTFGFASRLRSPRLWDGDMRNMSARGMTPPPYTPPPMLSPVRKGAGLFWSIQPIPYRPVTPKSAPLTPKLSISRRSSTNSLVSEVLPEEPDEEPPPETDVKPHVNIGTQYQAEIPHFNANKRESLKTVSEEDLVWAPSSCADNTEEELQCYLDFACCAAIPGNGNNKEYAVHLLHLVEGDIHKALRMLMQGEARYPKGHSLASYRYQESDSWSTEEIETYHQALLKCDKDFFSIAVEIKKTTKQCIEFYYLWKKVCPDEYKRLRILRRKREQDEMYNLRSQAKANAEAQQQQLQQQLPNQDDDEDDDVDDKNNNNSCNNNNNKSSEVRPSRTNRNNNYRTATENDASFNCDYPNCSASFNSKQAVSAHQRVHTNKDNLDVNHMGGSRGKSPSNNRKPSTVGPPSNKSAASDELEEFPCRICGKVFNKIKSRSAHMKSHRPVDDKPKAKGNG; this is translated from the exons ATGCGTTTGAAGGTTCTCAACCGTGTCAGGAATATAAATAGTGTCCAAGCGTTACGATCGTTAG GCGCAAGTGATGATGGCTGCAACAATGCAAGCACAGAATCTCAAGCCGGGCCTGTACCTCAACCGATTGGAATTGACAAGCGGCCAAAGTCCAAGAGTGGACGACCTGGGCGGGGCGGCCGATCGCCGGGGAGTCGGCCAAACTTGCAATGCCCAACGTGTGGGAAAACGTTCAATAATTCAAGTGCAATAGCCAAACACAAGTTGACTCATAGTGATGAGAGGAAGTATGTGTGTCACCTTTGCTCAAAAGCTTTCAAGCGTCAGGATCACTT AAATGGCCATATGCTTACTCATCGAGACAAGAAACCCTATGAGTGTAAATTTGAAGGCTGTGATAAGAGTTACTCCGATGCAAGGTCACTGCGGCGCCACCTTGAGAACCACCATCAAAACATGGACCCAAACATGCAATACAGCAATGGCAGCCGTTACGGGCCACCGCCATTCCTGGCTAGTGCTTCCAATACTAGTAGCTCAGATTTCAACAGTAGTGCCAATACAAGTTCAACTTCGAATCAGGGCCAGTATTTCCAGTTTGAAAAACCTCATTACCAAGGTGCTAGTCAGAATCAGCTTGACGGGCAGTCGACGTGGCAGGGACAAGGTCAGGGTCATGGTCCTGTGGCGTATCGGAGCGGCGATCGGTCACCGGGCTACTTGCAGCAGATCAGCCCAATCAGCCCCGCTCCTGGACAGCCGCAGTCTCATCCTACTAGCCCGATGCATGGTGCGCCGCCAGTGAGACCTCCTTGGAGTATCAACCCTTATGA GTCAAAACCTGGTGAAAGAAAAATGATGGG tgaaggACCAAAGCCAGTAGAGTGTAGTTTGTGTCACAGACGGTTTAAAAATATTCCCGCCCTGAATGGTCATATGCGGCTCCATGGAGGATATTTCAAGAAG CAGGATCCTACTCCACCTACCATAAGTGTCAAGAAAGAGAATTCATCTGAGACGACAGAAAAGCAGAACGGCATCACCACAGCTAGAACTACCGTGACAGGCACACCAGTAGCGAGTTCGTATCCACACTACAAACAGTCGTTCCAAGGTgctcagcagcagcaacaactgCCCGCACAGCAGCAACAACTGCCAGCACAGCAGCAACAGATACCAAGCCGCTCTGGTCAGATGTTGCCACCACCACAGCCTACGCATGGTTACCTATCCCAGAGACAAAGTGCAGCTGTCCAACAGCACCAGACGGCTATTCAACAACAACAGAGCAATTCTCAGCAAGTTGGAATGCAGCAGCAGGTGAATGCGTCACCTCAAGTGTCGGTGTCTCAGCAGCCCAACCTACAGCAGTCAAACATTCAGCGGCACCAGGCAATCCAACATGCCTTGCAGCAGCATACCCTTCAACAGCAGACGCAGGCTCTgcatcaacaacaacagcagacGTCGCTGTATCAGTCACCGTTTGTTTCGACATCTGATCAACTGTCTCGACCAAACCTATCAGCTATCCAGGCCCATTTGAATAATCCATCCAATAATATCTCATCAGCTGCGGTCACCCAGGACCAGCTTCTCTCACAGTCGTCACAGCTTGGCGTCACATCGTCATCAGGGAGAGAGTTGTCGCAATCGAACCAGATGAATATCAACTCCGGTGCCGATCTCAGTGATCTGAAACTTATTTCGTCTGTTGCGGCAGGGGTATACCCATCTGCTCCTGTCAATTCGATTGCACCGTCGTTACAGACGCTACTCCAGAGTAACGCTCTGCCGCCAGCTGCTTCTCTTGCTACAGGGTCCAATGATTTAGTCTCACAGCAGTTGGCAATGGCGGTCATTTCAGAGACACAGAACTCATTGTCACAGAGTATCTTGCCAACAACGGCTAGTGGGACGATTACCGATTCAATGCTAGAGGACAGTGCTAGTCAGTTACGGAACAGGTTAGATGCCAATACCATCACTAGCatcatggaagacaatgtgTTGCGTCAGAAGTTCTTGGAGGGTTTTGGGAACATTTATTTAGCTAATGACAAACTTCAGAATATTCCAGAATTTGCCGTGCCAGATCCTATGGAGCCTCACCAGCATCACAATGATACTGGTGGTATGTTTCCACCCATTAGTGACTTCATGTCTGATAGAAAGCCGCAGCTTACCGAGAGTGAAATCGGGAAACAGTTGTCCATAAAGTCGCCAACTTCAGGGCATACTTTTTCTTTCCCTGACCGTGCTCCGTCACAACTCTTTAACATGCCTCAAGACATGGATGTTCTTTATGTAAACAACATGAAGCCTAAAACTGATCTGAATGAACGCAAGCGGCATATGAGCGCTGATCCAGATAAATTTACAGCTCCAAAACGGGCACGGAACGTCCAAAATAGCCTTACAACATTGTTGCAGAATCGTTTGTACAAGCGTCAAGAGGAACGTGCCTTACAGGctcacaatactagaaacgACAATGAAGTCGCTCGGACATTTAAAATAAAGGAGGAAATTCAGGGTGTTCAAAAGCCTAAATTTGATGACGAGGTATTTCAGCGGCCAAGGAGTAAAGCCGAGGAACCTATGAAACGACCAAATAGTAGACCTGAGGACCTGTTGTCAAAGTCCTGTCCAGACACTGGTGCTCTATTCCGTAATCCTACTAGTCTGCAGACCAGTCCACTTCGGGGGAGGCGTAAACCTCGTCCGGAGcctctgtttattcctcctcaTGTTAATACTTTCGGATTCGCAAGTCGCTTACGATCGCCCCGACTGTGGGATGGTGACATGAGGAATATGTCAGCACGCGGGATGACGCCACCACCGTACACACCTCCACCCATGCTTAGTCCGGTCAGGAAGGGAGCTGGGTTATTCTGGAGCATTCAGCCGATACCCTATCGACCAGTGACACCCAAGTCTGCACCACTCACACCCAAGCTCAGCATAAGTAGGAGAA GTAGTACAAATAGTCTTGTATCTGAAGTTCTACCGGAGGAACCAGATGAGGAACCGCCACCAGAAACCGATGTCAAACC GCATGTAAACATTGGTACTCAATATCAAGCAGAGATTCCTCATTTTAATG CTAACAAGCGTGAGAGTTTGAAGACCGTTTCTGAGGAAGACCTGGTGTGGGCCCCCAGCAGCTGCGCTGACAACACAGAGGAAGAAC TTCAGTGCTATTTGGACTTTGCGTGCTGTGCTGCGATACCTGGCAATGGTAACAACAAAGAATATGCGGTCCATTTGCTTCATCTTGTTGAGggcgatatacat AAAGCTTTAAGGATGCTGATGCAGGGTGAGGCCAGATACCCCAAAGGACATTCATTGGCATCATATCGTTATCAAG AGTCCGACAGTTGGTCGACTGAAGAAATCGAGACGTATCATCAAGCACTACTCAAGTGTGATAAGGACTTCTTTAGTATCGCAGTCGAG ATCAAGAAAACGACAAAGCAGTGCATTGAGTTCTACTACCTGTGGAAGAAGGTTTGTCCCGATGAGTACAAACGCCTCCGCATCCTCCGCCGTAAGAGGGAACAAGATGAAATGTACAATCTGCGCTCCCAAGCCAAGGCCAACGCGGAGGCGCAGCAgcaacaactacaacaacaactcCCAAACCAggacgatgatgaggatgacgatgtgGATGAcaagaataacaacaatagttgtaacaacaacaacaacaagtcGTCTGAGGTACGACCATCGCGCACCAATCGTAATAACAATTATCGTACTGCGACCGAG AATGATGCGTCCTTCAACTGTGATTATCCTAATTGCTCAGCT AGCTTCAATTCCAAACAAGCTGTCTCGGCTCATCAAAGAGTCCACACTAATAAGGACAATCTTGATGTAAACCACATGGGCGGCAGTCGTGGCAAGAGTCCGAGCAACAATCGTAAGCCCAGCACCGTGGGTCCGCCATCCAATAAATCAGCAGCGTCTGATGAATTGGAAGAATTTCCATGCCGCATCTGTGGAAA ggtgTTCAACAAGATTAAGAGTCGTAGTGCTCACATGAAGAGTCATCGGCCAGTTGACGACAAGCCCAAAGCAAAAGGTAACGGCTGA